A window of the Oncorhynchus kisutch isolate 150728-3 unplaced genomic scaffold, Okis_V2 Okis02a-Okis13b_hom, whole genome shotgun sequence genome harbors these coding sequences:
- the LOC116359274 gene encoding 39S ribosomal protein L32, mitochondrial: MNSSGFMCFLRRSLLQLECRIIEATGLDRQFAPALAVHGPSILPHPHDEQEVPSEPSFLDNVFWMAAPKKRRTIEINRTRRRDPSFMLKVKTNIEPCVECGHLKQKHILCGFCYEKIRKETALIRGQIKSMEGRPLNTPAQETLVLYDSESPWESDKDKRIVERNRKRPSWFSIY; encoded by the exons ATGAATTCGTCTGGTTTCATGTGTTTTTTGAGACGTTCGTTGTTACAGCTGGAATGCAGAATTATAGAGGCTACAGGACTTGACAGACAATTTG CCCCAGCTCTAGCTGTCCATGGGCCCAGCATCCTCCCACATCCCCACGATGAGCAAGAGGTGCCCTCGGAGCCCAGCTTCCTGGACAATGTGTTCTGGATGGCAGCACCCAAAAAGAGACGCACAATAGAAATCAACAGGACCAGAAGACGAGACCCAAGCTTTATGCTCAAAGTTAAG ACCAACATTGAGCCGTGCGTGGAGTGTGGCCACCTGAAGCAGAAGCATATTCTGTGTGGGTTCTGTTATGAGAAGATCAGGAAGGAGACAGCGCTGATCCGAGGTCAGATTAAATCCATGGAGGGCAGGCCTCTCAACACACCAGCGCAGGAGACCCTGGTCCTGTATGACAGCGAGAGTCCATGGGAGTCCGACAAAGACAAGAGGATagtggagagaaacagaaaacgACCCTCCTGGTTCAGTATCTATTGA
- the LOC116359273 gene encoding proteasome subunit alpha type-2-like → MGERGYSFSLTTFSPSGKLVQIEYALSAVAAGAPSVGIKASNGVVLATEKKQKSILYDETSVHKVEMITKHIGMVYSGMGPDYRVLLRRARKLAQQYFLVYQEPIPTAQLVQRVASVMQEYTQSGGVRPFGVSLLIAGWDDDHPYLFQSDPSGAYFAWKATAMGKNYVNGKTFLEKRYNVDLELEDAIHTAILTLKESFEGQMTEDNIEVGICNEAGFRRLTTAEVKDYLAAIA, encoded by the exons ATGGGAGAAAGGGGGTACAGTTTCTCACTCACCACATTCAG CCCATCTGGTAAACTGGTCCAGATTGAGTATGCCCTGTCAGCAGTAGCAGCAGGAGCCCCCTCAGTGGGAATCAAAG CCTCAAATGGAGTCGTTTTGGCAACCGAGAAGAAACAGAAGTCTATACTGTACGATGAGACGAGTGTTCACAAAGTCGAGATGATAACCAAACATATTGGCATGGTCTACAGTGGAATGGGTCCAGACTACAG GGTGCTGTTGAGGAGAGCGAGGAAACTGGCCCAGCAGTACTTCCTGGTCTACCAGGAGCCAATCCCCACAGCCCAGCTTGTCCAGCGGGTAGCCTCTGTCATGCAGGAGTACACACAGTCTGG TGGAGTGCGACCCTTTGGTGTGTCACTGTTGATAGCTGGATGGGATGATGATCACCCTTACCTCTTCCAGTCAGATCCCTCT GGTGCATACTTTGCATGGAAAGCCACAGCGATGGGAAAGAACTACGTCAATGGGAAAACATTCCTAGAAAAGAGATATAACGTGGATCTGGAGCTGGAAGATGCAATCCACACAGCAATCTTAACCTTGAAG gaAAGTTTTGAGGGTCAGATGACAGAAGATAACATTGAGGTGGGAATCTGCAACGAGGCAGGTTTCAGAAGACTCACCACAGCAGAGGTCAAGGACTACCTGGCAGCCATTGCATAA